ATTTGCGGGCCTTGTGATTGCTTTCGGAAGGCTAATTCCATCTCCAGATGAGGTCGAAAGAAGCGAGGATCCGAATGGAGAGGATGCAGTAAATCACCGTTACAGGCTGGCTTCGAGTTTGAAAAATAGGCATCCCAGAGAAACACGAGCATGGAAGCCATTGAATGAAAATCAGGAACGATGCTAATGAAGGTTTTAATGTGTGCTCTGCAGCCAGGGGGGGGGATAAAGACATTTCTCAGATACATATATTCCCAGCCTTGCTTTGATGACTGCGAGTTTGTCCTGTTTGCGCCAGACAATGGCTTGTCATCGTACCTTAATGCTGTGGTTGGGGATGATCGAATTGAGGTGATTCCCGCTCCTCAGAATTCGTGGGATTTCGCTGTTGCACTAAGAGGCGTCATGAGAACCAGGGAGCATGACCTGGTTCATTCCCATGGATTTGGCGCAGGCGTACTGACCGAAATTGTAAGAACCTTGTCCAGCCGGTCGCCGCACTTGATGACGGCTCATGATGTCTTTCTTGACTCACAATTTGCAGGGTTGAAAGGAAATGTTCGCAAACTGGCTATGGCGCGGCTTTTTGGTCGAATAGACCGTATTCACACGGTAACAGAGGACGCGACCAGAAACTTCAGCGACTTTTTCCCCGGAGTTTGTACTGAGCGGCTAAAACCAATCTTGCATGGTGTGGATACGGATCTTTTCAGTCAGGGTGAGCCAGCAGATCTTCGCTTTGAACTTGGTATATCAGCATCAACGCCTCTCATTGGTTTTTTCGGTCGGTTTATGGGCCAGAAAGGTTTTCGTACTCTTGTGCATGCAATGTTGGCAATAAAGCAAGAAGGTATCGAACCCTTGCCCCGTGTGCTGACTTTTGGTTGGGGTGGTTTTATCCGGGAAGACTACGAGTACCTGACAAGTCTGGGATTGGCTGACGACTTCGTTCAAATGCCCGCAACAGACAATATGCCCTCGATGATAAAAGCGGTAGACATGGTCGTTATGCCCTCCCGTTGGGAGGCTTGTGGTTTGTTGGCTATGGAAGTGCTTTCTGCTGGCGTGCCGTTGATTTCGACTGATTGCATCGGCCTTCGAGAAGTCGTTGCAGGTTCGCCCACAAGGATTTTTCCGCCCGGGAGCGCTGAAGGTCTTTCTGTCGCCATAAAAGCAGAGATCGCTGCCCCGAGTAAAGATTATTTTTCGGACTATCAGCAAACTGCCATAGCCCGTTTTCACATTGGTCGCCCAGCGAGTGAGCTGCGTGCACTTTATGATGAGTTGGCCGGTCAAACTTCATGATACGTACTTTGCTAGTCAATACTGGCTCAAACGTCCTGGTCATGTTCGTAAAGCTGGTCATTACTTTCATTATGACCCCCGTATTTGTCCACAACCTGGGCAAATACGATTACGGCCTGTGGGAAATGATTGGTGCGGTTATTGGCTACATGGGCATACTCGATCTTGGCCTTCGCCCCGCTATAAGCCGTTATGCCGCCAGGCACCTGGCAGAGAAGGATGAAACCGCACTTCAGTCTGTCTATATGTCTGCGCTCGCATTCATGGTGGTGGTCGGCCTACTGTTGTTTGTGTTCTTTTTCTCATGGGGATTTTGGTTTGGCGGTGCATTGGCCCCGGAGGGTGAGCCCCATCAGAAGTACACCTTGTTCCTCATTATTATTGGCGCCTACCTGCTGATTTCTTTTCCTGGGTACGTGGCAGAAAGCTACCTTGAAGGCTTTCAGAAGTACTACCTGAAGAACAACATTACCATTGTGAACTCGGTAGTGGGCTCTGTGCTGCTGTATAGCCTGATTACACCGGAAAACGGATTGGTGCTTTTGGCGGGTATTAATGCCATTGGTCTTACGGTGAAGTATCTGCTGTTTATGTGGATTCTTTCGCGCCCAGCCTACGGTGCCATTCGCGCGCAGCTGGGGATGTTTTCCTGGGTACGGTTGCGAGAGCTTATCGTATTCGGGTTCAAGTCGTTTGTTCAGGGTATAGCAACCCGTGTTGAGAATGCGACAGACGTTCTGGTCATCGGCTTGATTCTGGGGCCGGCCATGGTGCCGTTTTACAGCATACCCGCAAATCTAACGCAACACATTCGCGGATTGGGCTGGACGTTGACTCATGCTTTTATGCCCCTGTTCAGTGGGTTAAGTGTCAAGGCTGAAGACGAGATGATCCGTCGAGTATTCCTTGTGTCATCCCGATACGTGGTCAGCATCGTGTTTGCCATGGGTACGGGTGCGCTGCTGCTTGGCGTCCCGTTCATTAATATTTGGCTTGGCCCTGAGTTTGGTGAGAAGGCGAAGTATCTGATTATTTTTCTGGTTTTCTTCACCATTCTTCCTTTTATCAATCCCTTTGCCAGCCGCTATCTCACGGCCATAAACAAGCATGGTATTTTTGCCAGGCTTACCCCCATCGCTGCCATTATGAATATCGGGCTTAGCCTGGTTCTGGTGAATCCTTATGGTCTGGAAGGTGTGGCTTTTGCCTCAGTGGTACCTGGACTGATCTTTGTGCCTTTGTATCTCCGCTATACCTGTAGACATTTGGAGCTCCCAGTTTGGAAATACCTCCGTGTGTCTGTGCTGCCTGCATTTGTGCCGGCAGGGACCATGGCATTGATTCTATTGGGTATGGGGGAGTATCTGATCTATGATTCCTACGCTGATATTGTTGCCGGCGCACTTCTGAGCAGTCTTGCCTGGCTTGTGGCGTTTTGGTTACTGGTGTTAAACAGGGAAGAGCGAACGTATCTGGGTATCCGGATCATTCGTATGGCGGGAAGGAAATAAGGAATGTGTGGTTTTGCAGGATTCGTCGGTAAAACACCTTTTCCGGGCGCGGAAGCTGTATTAGAG
The window above is part of the Marinobacter sp. THAF197a genome. Proteins encoded here:
- a CDS encoding glycosyltransferase family 4 protein, yielding MCALQPGGGIKTFLRYIYSQPCFDDCEFVLFAPDNGLSSYLNAVVGDDRIEVIPAPQNSWDFAVALRGVMRTREHDLVHSHGFGAGVLTEIVRTLSSRSPHLMTAHDVFLDSQFAGLKGNVRKLAMARLFGRIDRIHTVTEDATRNFSDFFPGVCTERLKPILHGVDTDLFSQGEPADLRFELGISASTPLIGFFGRFMGQKGFRTLVHAMLAIKQEGIEPLPRVLTFGWGGFIREDYEYLTSLGLADDFVQMPATDNMPSMIKAVDMVVMPSRWEACGLLAMEVLSAGVPLISTDCIGLREVVAGSPTRIFPPGSAEGLSVAIKAEIAAPSKDYFSDYQQTAIARFHIGRPASELRALYDELAGQTS
- a CDS encoding oligosaccharide flippase family protein gives rise to the protein MIRTLLVNTGSNVLVMFVKLVITFIMTPVFVHNLGKYDYGLWEMIGAVIGYMGILDLGLRPAISRYAARHLAEKDETALQSVYMSALAFMVVVGLLLFVFFFSWGFWFGGALAPEGEPHQKYTLFLIIIGAYLLISFPGYVAESYLEGFQKYYLKNNITIVNSVVGSVLLYSLITPENGLVLLAGINAIGLTVKYLLFMWILSRPAYGAIRAQLGMFSWVRLRELIVFGFKSFVQGIATRVENATDVLVIGLILGPAMVPFYSIPANLTQHIRGLGWTLTHAFMPLFSGLSVKAEDEMIRRVFLVSSRYVVSIVFAMGTGALLLGVPFINIWLGPEFGEKAKYLIIFLVFFTILPFINPFASRYLTAINKHGIFARLTPIAAIMNIGLSLVLVNPYGLEGVAFASVVPGLIFVPLYLRYTCRHLELPVWKYLRVSVLPAFVPAGTMALILLGMGEYLIYDSYADIVAGALLSSLAWLVAFWLLVLNREERTYLGIRIIRMAGRK